One window from the genome of Salvia miltiorrhiza cultivar Shanhuang (shh) chromosome 7, IMPLAD_Smil_shh, whole genome shotgun sequence encodes:
- the LOC130994896 gene encoding uncharacterized protein LOC130994896: MIYVGKERSTSIESLPKELLFEILLRLPADHLYESARLVCRWWCHIIHSHAFINAQIHGATYGLLICPLKFYTLPLHPLYVTADADGGIHSSELNHFSKWGVLATCNGLVLYAKDYWLLRLVNPATKQSFLLPALPRHLSYGRFEYDFAYSAASSAYKVIQQYTTCQSPPRLPADTSGLDVLTVGVDESWRHVEVHHLPDHVRSFFFFKAPLTSEGFLHWGEGRYCATMDVEKEIITLSEAPYQYDESDYYYLSTGRCLSLLVACGDLSWEVWEMKAETGEWRKALPNVDLGAEEWRIQQLAPKDGAVLEPLGWVKYPHVLAFYFDTFCWMPIQHCILYNLDTHQLDSIELPESYTGGYQAFPHKNNLIWLS; this comes from the coding sequence ATGATATACGTTGGAAAGGAGAGGTCAACAAGCATAGAGTCCCTCCCCAAAGAGCTATTGTTTGAAATTCTCCTACGTCTGCCCGCCGATCATCTCTACGAGAGTGCGAGGCTCGTGTGCCGGTGGTGGTGCCACATTATCCATTCTCATGCCTTCATCAACGCGCAGATACACGGTGCTACCTATGGACTCCTTATATGCCCCCTAAAGTTTTATACTCTGCCACTTCATCCACTTTATGTAACAGCCGACGCAGACGGTGGAATCCACTCATCTGAGCTAAATCACTTCTCCAAATGGGGAGTTCTTGCTACCTGCAACGGTTTGGTTCTGTATGCCAAAGATTACTGGCTCCTTCGCCTTGTGAATCCTGCAACGAAGCAGTCATTCCTCCTCCCAGCATTACCTAGACACCTATCCTATGGCCGGTTCGAGTATGATTTTGCATATTCTGCAGCTTCCTCGGCGTATAAAGTGATTCAACAGTACACTACTTGCCAATCGCCACCACGCCTACCAGCTGACACCAGTGGTCTTGACGTGCTCACTGTTGGAGTCGATGAATCCTGGAGGCACGTCGAGGTTCACCACCTCCCCGACCATGTCAggtcattttttttctttaaggCTCCCTTGACTAGTGAAGGGTTCTTGCATTGGGGAGAGGGGAGATACTGCGCAACGATGGATGTGGAGAAGGAGATCATTACACTGAGTGAAGCCCCTTATCAGTACGATGAAAGCGACTATTATTATCTGTCGACTGGGAGGTGTCTGTCGCTCCTGGTTGCGTGTGGTGATCTGTCGTGGGAGGTTTGGGAGATGAAGGCAGAGACGGGCGAGTGGAGGAAGGCGCTGCCCAACGTCGACTTGGGAGCTGAGGAATGGAGGATTCAACAGTTGGCTCCTAAAGATGGGGCAGTTCTTGAGCCCCTTGGTTGGGTTAAATATCCACATGTTTTGGCCTTCTATTTTGACACCTTTTGTTGGATGCCAATCCAGCATTGCATTTTGTACAATCTTGATACGCATCAACTCGACTCCATAGAGCTACCGGAATCCTATACTGGTGGTTATCAAGCTTTTCCGCATAAGAATAATCTGATATGGCTAAGTTAA